Part of the Vigna angularis cultivar LongXiaoDou No.4 chromosome 1, ASM1680809v1, whole genome shotgun sequence genome, TTTTTCTCTGACAAATACCTTACATCAAATCAAAGACAAACTACACTTTTATATACCAAAAACTGGGCACAGACGAAAATGTCTCTGGTTTTATCTGTATTTCCCTAAAATCTTCACggaaataataatattcttaCGCCTCCCTCCTCTATTCAAACCccccaaaaaatatatttctcagcCAATTCAAACTGGACTAAGGGGTACAAAAAacaaactaaagaaaataatcgtatgataaattaaacaaataaaaaaccaaCCTTTACTTGACTCCTACAACCAGAAACCTAAAATATAGTGTATGATGGAAAGAAAATTGAAACTAAAGCGTACATTTCATTCTCACAAATAATCCTCCAAAGATAGGTCTGAGGGTACATCATATCCGAAAACCATAGAGTAATCATCCAATTCATCAGAGGTGAACTTTGGGATCCTCCAGCTTTTTCCAACCTCACTGTCTTCTCCACTGGTTAACAGCTCCAGCACCTGTGTAAAaccaaaaacaaggaaaaacataaaataagtgTGATCATGTTGAGACCTAGACAAACTCAAACATGGCCCTTATTGTTCATTCACCTCACTCATTGGGGGACGCCACGTGGCAGTTTGTCTCACACAGTATGAAGCCGCCAGCACTACCCTGTACAGTTGTTCTCCATCATATTTACCTTCCATTCTTGGATCAGCAAGATCAACAATGTTCCCTGATTCCATCAGAGGCTTTGCCTATATGTTGTTATAAAACTTTTTGTCATTGTCTTGCTTAACCAATTTATAGATGCATGCTTTGTGATAAATTCCTTGTAACTTTATCATGGAACATACAATTATGCATTAATCTCTTTAAAAAGTATGATTACCCATAAGAGAAGGTTCTGTTTTGATGAATCAACAGGTCTCCGTCCAGTTACAATCTCCAAAAGTAGAATTCCAAATGCAAAAACATCTGTTTTCTCATCCACGATTCCATGCATAAAGTACTCTGGCGCTAAGTATCCAAATGTGCCCTCTACGGGGATCACAGCATGGTGAGTCCACTTGTTAGGAAGCCACTTTGCAAGCCCAAAATCAGCAATCTAAATcgagattgaaaattttaaaatgtaagttGATTGACTCGAACCACGAGAAAACAATGTTGTTTTTCTGGTTCCAAAATGTTTGTATTTGATTATATTTCTATTCTACCTGTGGTTCATAGTCAGGACCAAGAAGAACATTAGAGGCTTTAATGTCACGGTGAATTATCCGGTGTTTGCAACATTTATGAAGATAATGGAGACCCCTTGCAACACCAATGGCAATTTTGTACCTGATTGGCCAGTCAAGTGAATCTCCTCCTTTGCCTGATAATGATTCCAATGCATTTAATCTCAAATGACATAACAAGCAATTATTGCTGAAAAAATAAAACGGATCTCTGGAAAACAAGGTTCTTTTTTACCATGCAATGAAGTTGCTAAATTTCCATTTTGAGAGTAATTGAAAATCAGATATAGCCCATTTTCAATGCAGCAGCCCACTAAAGTTGCGGTATTTGGATGACAGACATGTCCAATAACACCCAATTCCATAAGGAACTCTTTTTCCTTGTTAGGATCCTTGTTGTCCTTGGCCAACCTCTTCACAGCAATGGTTCGTCCATCTGAAAGATCACCTTTGTATACTTCCGAATACCCACCTCGTCCAACCAAATTATCTGTTGTTTtcattaatgaaaaaggaaaaaattccCATCAACacctattatttatattatctatCCTACCATCATTTTTCTCTATTGTTTCTTTATTTAACTAGGCTCCCAGTAGCATATAAGATTGTCCAAAAATTATTTCGAAAGAAATCAATAGTCCACAATAACATACCTTGGTGGAAGTCGTTGGTAGCATTGGATATTTGTTCATAGCTGAAGCACTTCAACAAAGGCTGACGCTTTTCACTTctataaatattaaagtttttcCTTCTAAATGGTGAAGCAAGGAATGAGACTATGAACCTAAATGAGAACTGTGGTTTAATCTTGGATCGGCTCTTAATCTTAGAATCCAAGGATGGGGTATAAGTGGTGCTTGAGACCCTAGTGCTAAAGGTATCATCTTCTGTGCTGTTTGATTGTCCCTCTAGACCATTTAGTACTGTTCTTGGTGAGCGGTTCTGAGCCTTGATTCCTGATAAATAATCCTCCAGAACAGGGGAGGCACCCTTATCACATTGCTTTTCCTTCTTAAACCGTCTTGAATTTGGTTGTCTGTTATCTACTAGTGAAAAGATACAAGTTACCATATTTAAGAGACTTGTCATCCATtgtaatttgtattttgttaaattatatctGAGAATTGAATTACCTTGACAATGAGTTGAGTTTTGTTCGACACTTTGATCTGCCTTACCACGTCTTCCGACTGAGACCATTGTGCACCCTTCATGTGCATGCTCAAAGCAATACCTGGCAATTCCTTTAGAACTCCCATTTCtaagaaataacaaaaaaaaagcatgAATTTGGTTTGttcttttaatgattttcataagGAAAATTGACAACTGCTACTATATCATTCAGTTCATACTTATTAGTTTGGTTTCTTGAACCACGAATAAGAAGAAAGTCCGCGTTGATGGACTTGGTTTCTTCCACTAAACCTTCACCAACTGTGGAATTGAGTGCCACCCTTGCCTCCAAATTAACCTGATAATGACGTTTTCATGATAATTCATTTGATTCTAGACTTAGCAAACATGTTGTACTCTAATGGCTGatgatcattaaaaaaattgatcgATTTTAAAGATGGAGAGACATTTATAATCGGATTTTTGATCTTGGTTAATTACCTGCTTAGACCAACAGGTCTGTGCAAATTCTCCAAGCACAGATATAACATATGCTTTTGCTTGTCTAAGTTGTGATTGCCTTTTTCTGACGGAGACTCGCTTCTTCTTATCCGCAATAActgaaatttaaaagatttgcTGCCTATTACAACACTAATCATTCACAATATGAATAAATGTATCAACAAATCGGCCATCATTCATGTTAGAATCTTAAGTGTAGTGAATTTCATGAAAAGACCATTGAAGACGTGATAACTTGATAATGCAAGAATAAGTAATAACTGATAAAAGGTCAAGtggttgaaaattttcaatttgggTAGAAAAACAGTGACTAACCGAGAACATGCACAGCCACAATGGTGTCATTTGGATTGGCAAGAACTCTAATTGCCCATGAGAGAAGCTCCTTGCTGTCCTCTGGGTCTAAGGAGAGGCCAATGAGTATTTTGGCAGGGGAGGGAAGTAccattttgaaatgaaaattggaCAACAGGTTCAGTGAGTGTTGAGAATGTTTGCagagaaatgaaattatttgcTCTGCTAGCTCTTGTCACACAGAGATGAATGCATTGTGAGCTTAAGAATAAGTAGTGTAAGGAAGAGCATGATTAAATTCAGTTAGGGGTGTGAGGCCAACGGCCAACCTGATGTCGAATTCTTGTTGGAGAAGCATGAAAAGCCTTTAAGAGTGGCAATAGGAAAACTGATTAAACTCTATTTCTCTCTCTGGTGACAATTAAGTGTTGTAGTAGTTGGGTGCTTTGGGGTATAAGCAAAGGTGGTGGGCACATATTTGATTTATCTTGCTATTGAAGCCAAAAATGAAGCTCCCCTTCAATTTTAGTAAGCAAAgtaccttttcttcttttattttatttttctttctcttttacttCCATTTGGTGTGAAAGACTATGTGCCTATTTGCCACTCTCTTAAAAAAGAACTTCACTCATCACTTCAACATCAATGAAACTTCGAGAGGACACCAACTGTCATCTCTTTTCTGATTAATGAAGTGGCAACATTTCCGTATAACTGTTTCCCCTACTTCGCTATCAAACTCAGGTTGGCACATAgccttcattatttttttcatgcaCAACATTGGAGAGAGCTTTATAGTACCTTGTCATGTAGAATTGTagcaataaaaatttgagccaAAATCTATCACAAATATAATAGTTGATTCTCATGACAATGTTCTCGTAACATGGAAATTTTCAGAACAGATGGCCCTTCCAGTGTGCCATGAAAGAGTGGATTCCTTTATAATTTTCTCCCTTCCAAGGAAGATAAGGTCATTGCACATCCAATTATTGCTTTTTTTCTGAACAAGAATTTCCCCCTTTTGAATAAGCATGTGCGACTTTCACTTCAAGATTCGTTAAATAATAATGCCGATTTTACAACTCAGAggtataaaaaacataaaaaactgGAACGTGTGGTGCTATTCTGGCTCTCATTTGGGTTGCtaccaaaacaaaaaagaaaactgtACTTTACATGGTAGAAGTCACATTATTTTATACACGAATCAATTAATACTTTCACACAATATACACAACCTTAAAGTAAATGTGGCATATAAAATTGCATTATTTGGTGCTTAATTATTTGATGCGACACTAGAATGTGCTAATAAACGGTTGGATCAGAGACTCAAAATGAAAGTTGTAACGAAGTTCATCTTTTGGTGAATTGAGAAAACTTTAAATTCTAAGCTAAAATGACAGAAATTTTGCAATTGTGCTAGCATCCAAAAATGGTGCGTAAGGGATTGGGATTATGGAACCGTCGAGACATGGATAACCCATCTTTCAAACCCCACACGTCGAAACTTTAACAACAGTTTCACCTTACTCTTAAACTCTATGTGGTTCACTTTTTcggaaaaaacaaaaacaaaattggaaACATATGAAGAATGCCTTAATTTAAAGCAAAATAATATACGGTTCAAGTTCGTTAATATATCTTCATTTCAAAAATCCATCTACAATTCTACAGTTATCATTGTTACTCTGATTTAACATTATCAGGACATTAGTTACAATTATGGTGGAGTTTATGGTTCCAAAGTACTACAACGAATAACTTAATTGAAAGAATAAGTTGTTAGTTTAATCAAAGAACAAACCATAATAAAAGtttgaactaaatttaaaaCACTTTAAGATCGTTTTTGTCACTGTTTGTGTTTGCCACAATTTAGTCGttgttttttgtattaaataaaattcaataaagtTTACCTTATCCCTACCTAATAAAGATAGTTTCTTTTAGGTTAATTAATCTTTTGGTTggtttctatattttataagaatttaGATTTGtaccattttttttcaatttagttcacactttatttaaaagaatctaatatgatttcttctattaaattgatattaatataatttgaaagatGATTACAACATGTCTTAcaatttatgatatttcattattacTTGATTTGATTATAGTTATAACTGTTAAAATGTGTTACAATCTCCAGACCAATCCAGTCTATCACACGGTTCGAGACatgttgagtttgaaaaaaataaatttttttatacaagtcAATTTTCAATCTAGTTCATTTAAACTCAGTTCATCCGTGGTGAGTCGGCTTGACTCACCAACccatctaattttattttattaatttattatcttataaaaCCCTAAGAAATACCATCCGGCTCATTATACTtggattgtattgtatttttttttattattttggatgaATTATcttgagtttaacatcattttgggagtgaaatttatttagatttgaattacaaaaagtttataattttttttatttaaaaaagaattgtaattaagtgagctagtgagtcaacccgtttaacccaccaattGTGATCGATTgagccgggttcgaatttttctagctcattaaatgagtcgggttggttggctcactaagtgaccgaCCTGTAATGGACTGAGCCGGATCAAACTAGGTGACCTGTTTTAACCGCACTATTTATagtatcaataataaaataaggttAAAGACATTTGGATTCCTCTAATGTATGATTCAGTTGAATGTCTCTAAATACTTTTTAAACTAATTGTAATTACATGATAATATCTAGTTATTGGAAAAGATGAAAGAGGACTTATTTTTTCACAAAACCTTTGGTTGTAAGGGTGAGTGATAATGGAAATAAGATAAAGTGTTTTGGTgggtaaaaaggataaaaacaatttaaaaattgagaGATGATGAAATAACTCTCTGAGTGAGTAGATTGTGATACTGAAAAtactaatatttgtaattgtgcattatttaattattgttctTCAAGAATAATTGAGTCATGAATTGATTTGAGTTTATTCAATTCCTGAGATCATATgtgaatataataattttagtggaaagttaatttataactaatatgtcattgtatatatttttgtaaattcaatgttttttgggtatatattttatgtttaaaattgtaaatatattaGCACTTTTTATATGTATGTTAAATGAGATATTTCGAtcttaactttaattaatatttagttgATGGTgcacataataaatatttattattatacaattatattataattgaaaGAATAAGAATGGATGAATGATGTAAttgatcaaataattatttagtatcttaaactattttaatcaaagtataaattattcaaaaaatatattaaatattttaagatatttaaaaatttgatattaatattCGTTGCCAATTATTTAATAACTCTCGATGATAAAATATCTAGGAATTAGAATTTAGAAGTTGTTTAATTGACATATAATTTAgattattaattataagttaattaaattaattttaaagtagTAGTAAAAATTCAAAAGACTCTCGCAATCAATCACTTCTCCGGTGTATCATAGGATTGAGGAAAATCAAATTGATGGAAAAGTTCTATAAAAAAGAAGACATGTCTTAAAAGAATAGGATGAAATGATTATATTGGTCATTACTAAAATTTTGATACTTAGAAGTTGGAAGTTGATGAAATTAgggatagataaaaaaaaaaggcttaaaagaaaaacaagttcaTTACAGATATATATAGATAAGGGCTTAACCGATTTTCTTGTAGTTGCCACGGTTATATGGATCCTTCATGTTTTGGACTTCAATGGCACTGAAAACACCATAACTAGCAGTTGCATCATCAAGTTCTTCATCACTGGGCTCATCAAGTGCCAATAATTCTTCAGTGTACTTGATACTGTCGATCCTCGTCACACTCACTTTCTTCTCTTCAGATTCTTGCCCTTTAAGAAGGTTAACAACACGCTTCATGTTGGGTCGTTTTTCAGGCTCATTCTGCACGCAAAGAGCAGCCACATTGATTGCTTGTTTCACTTCGTTTTCATCAAAGTTCCCCCTCAGTTTTGGATCAACCAGCTCCCTGTACTTTCCTTTGCTTATTAGAGGCTCGGCCCACTCAGTTATTGTTCTCTTAAGCCCACCAGGGAGCTTCTCTATGGGCTTTCTTCCACTCACAAGTTCCAACAGCAGAATTCCAAAGCTATACACATCACAACTTTCCGAAACCTTCCCCCACATCGCATATTCAGGTGCCAAGTATCCCAATGTACCCTTCACACGGGTAGTCATATGGCTAACTCCTTCTGGGATTAGTTTTGCAAACCCAAAATCCGCAACTAGAGGCTCAAACTCTGAATTCAGAAGCACGTTACTTGCTTTCACATCCCTGTGTATGATGTGTGGTGTCACCTCACTGTGCAAGTACCTACCATCAACATCAAAGTTTACAATTTCAAACATTATAATAACTTTTCAGGTTAGATATCTCCAAAATATGTTATTGTTCAATGAGTGTGCCTGAAACTTACAGAAGCCCTTCTGCAGAGCCTATTGCAATGTTCATTCTCCTTTGCCAGTTCAGTTGCACTTCAACAGCAAACTGGCCATGGAGATGAGATATGAGGCTGAGATTTGGCATGTAATCGTAAACGATGAGGCGTTGATCATCCCCAACACAATAGCCCCTGAGACCCAGCAAGTTTTTGTGCCTAACCCTTCCAAGAACTTCAACTTCTACAGCAAATTCCATCTCTGCCTTCGAGTTCATTGCTTTCAGTTTCTTTACCGCTATCTGCCATCATCATAAGACATTAATTCAAACTCAATTTTGCAGTATGCctgatatttatatttttacctgAAGACCGTCACTGGTTCTTCCCCAGTACACGCTTCCAAAACCACCTTCCCCAAGCTTGTTATCATCACTGAATCCGTTGGTAGCCGCATGCAGCTCCTTGTACGTGAATATTCTCCATGAATTGTTAACCACGCCAAATGATGTTGGCCTATGAAAAATTACAAGGCTAATCAGTACGATTGATGGTGATACCAATAACCACTAGGAGAGCTAATAATTAATTGACATTATTAACAATGAAAATCAGAAAACAGTAATGGAGAAACGGTAATGTTGTTACATACACTTCTTCGACCTTCTCTGAGCCACAGCAACTGAATGAGGATCCCATAATCGGAACAATGTGATGGGAAGAAATGGTGAACAAGTTAAGGAACTTGTGTCCAATGAAAATTGTGTGTTTTAAAGTATAGAACAGTGGTTTTGGTCCACTGAAATCGCACGTGCATTTGCATTTATTGCCGGCCGAACGACTTCGGCCGGCTAACCCAAGATTTGACTTTAAGTTTGGTTAAACAACTATAACAAAGGGGTTGCAACACATATTATACAAAAATGGGCACCGCTTAAAAtcatagataaataaatatagatgtATTTGACTAATTGTAACATCAGATAATATGCCCTTTAGATTCCTTCTTTAGCCGCTGTCCTCCAATTGGTCAAGCCTCAACTGTGTT contains:
- the LOC108322148 gene encoding probable receptor-like serine/threonine-protein kinase At5g57670 isoform X2, with the protein product MVLPSPAKILIGLSLDPEDSKELLSWAIRVLANPNDTIVAVHVLVIADKKKRVSVRKRQSQLRQAKAYVISVLGEFAQTCWSKQVNLEARVALNSTVGEGLVEETKSINADFLLIRGSRNQTNKNGSSKGIARYCFEHAHEGCTMVSVGRRGKADQSVEQNSTHCQDNRQPNSRRFKKEKQCDKGASPVLEDYLSGIKAQNRSPRTVLNGLEGQSNSTEDDTFSTRVSSTTYTPSLDSKIKSRSKIKPQFSFRFIVSFLASPFRRKNFNIYRSEKRQPLLKCFSYEQISNATNDFHQDNLVGRGGYSEVYKGDLSDGRTIAVKRLAKDNKDPNKEKEFLMELGVIGHVCHPNTATLVGCCIENGLYLIFNYSQNGNLATSLHGKGGDSLDWPIRYKIAIGVARGLHYLHKCCKHRIIHRDIKASNVLLGPDYEPQIADFGLAKWLPNKWTHHAVIPVEGTFGYLAPEYFMHGIVDEKTDVFAFGILLLEIVTGRRPVDSSKQNLLLWAKPLMESGNIVDLADPRMEGKYDGEQLYRVVLAASYCVRQTATWRPPMSEVLELLTSGEDSEVGKSWRIPKFTSDELDDYSMVFGYDVPSDLSLEDYL
- the LOC108322148 gene encoding probable receptor-like serine/threonine-protein kinase At5g57670 isoform X1 — its product is MVLPSPAKILIGLSLDPEDSKELLSWAIRVLANPNDTIVAVHVLVIADKKKRVSVRKRQSQLRQAKAYVISVLGEFAQTCWSKQVNLEARVALNSTVGEGLVEETKSINADFLLIRGSRNQTNKNGSSKGIARYCFEHAHEGCTMVSVGRRGKADQSVEQNSTHCQVDNRQPNSRRFKKEKQCDKGASPVLEDYLSGIKAQNRSPRTVLNGLEGQSNSTEDDTFSTRVSSTTYTPSLDSKIKSRSKIKPQFSFRFIVSFLASPFRRKNFNIYRSEKRQPLLKCFSYEQISNATNDFHQDNLVGRGGYSEVYKGDLSDGRTIAVKRLAKDNKDPNKEKEFLMELGVIGHVCHPNTATLVGCCIENGLYLIFNYSQNGNLATSLHGKGGDSLDWPIRYKIAIGVARGLHYLHKCCKHRIIHRDIKASNVLLGPDYEPQIADFGLAKWLPNKWTHHAVIPVEGTFGYLAPEYFMHGIVDEKTDVFAFGILLLEIVTGRRPVDSSKQNLLLWAKPLMESGNIVDLADPRMEGKYDGEQLYRVVLAASYCVRQTATWRPPMSEVLELLTSGEDSEVGKSWRIPKFTSDELDDYSMVFGYDVPSDLSLEDYL
- the LOC108322121 gene encoding PTI1-like tyrosine-protein kinase At3g15890 → MGSSFSCCGSEKVEEVPTSFGVVNNSWRIFTYKELHAATNGFSDDNKLGEGGFGSVYWGRTSDGLQIAVKKLKAMNSKAEMEFAVEVEVLGRVRHKNLLGLRGYCVGDDQRLIVYDYMPNLSLISHLHGQFAVEVQLNWQRRMNIAIGSAEGLLYLHSEVTPHIIHRDVKASNVLLNSEFEPLVADFGFAKLIPEGVSHMTTRVKGTLGYLAPEYAMWGKVSESCDVYSFGILLLELVSGRKPIEKLPGGLKRTITEWAEPLISKGKYRELVDPKLRGNFDENEVKQAINVAALCVQNEPEKRPNMKRVVNLLKGQESEEKKVSVTRIDSIKYTEELLALDEPSDEELDDATASYGVFSAIEVQNMKDPYNRGNYKKIG